The Phyllopteryx taeniolatus isolate TA_2022b chromosome 7, UOR_Ptae_1.2, whole genome shotgun sequence genome has a segment encoding these proteins:
- the c7h1orf52 gene encoding UPF0690 protein C1orf52 homolog has product MTDGKKTGSLGFFSSYDDLSDSSDSDGEAGHSRRDPSQKPERDATGSEPNSSQQGSHRQAGENRLPKPDDLFNSVSKPAFLYNPLNKEIDWDNLTVKAPEEAPREFKPWLTNAVPPPQSYAAEPEKKKGPPPGMDMAIKWSNVYEDNGEDAPNAHTGKAQFLPPEEQHVDSDEDSKTSSSAKKRRVESFQQKEKRKRDMGQATSDKSFVEEEKRILRQKTE; this is encoded by the exons ATGACTGACGGCAAGAAAACTGGCTCTTTAGGTTTCTTTTCGAGCTACGACGATTTGAGCGACAGCAGCGACTCGGACGGGGAGGCTGGGCACAGCCGGAGGGATCCGAGCCAGAAACCAGAGAGAGACGCAACGGGAAGTGAACCGAACTCTTCCCAGCAAGGGAGCCACCGACAAGCCGGCGAAAATCGTTTACCTAAACCTGACGACCTCTTTAACTCGGTGTCCAAACCAGCGTTTCTCTACAATCCTCTGAATAAGGAGATTGACTGGGATAACCTGACGGTTAAAGCTCCCGAAGAG GCACCCAGGGAGTTTAAGCCATGGCTGACAAATGCTGTGCCCCCTCCCCAAAGTTATGCAGCAGAGCCTGAGAAGAAGAAGGGACCGCCTCCAGGCATGGACATGGCTATAAAGTGGTCCAATGTGTATGAGGACAATGGCGAAGATGCGCCAAACGCTCACACTGGAAAAGCCCAGTTCCTTCCTCCAGAGGAGCAACATGTTGACTCAG ATGAGGACTCCAAGACATCGTCGTCAGCCAAGAAACGTCGGGTGGAGAGCTTCCAGCAaaaggagaagaggaagagggacATGGGACAAGCCACTTCTGACAAAAGTTTTGTTGAAGAGGAGAAAAGAATCCTGAGACAGAAGACTGAGTGA